The Saprospiraceae bacterium sequence ATGACTCCAAATCTTCGGTACTCGAAGTGCCTGTTCACCATTTAAATCCCGGAGAACATGATCTTCTTATCACGGTCAGAGACCATAGTGGCAACATAAGAGAATTCAAAAGTAGGTTTGTGAAATAGTCAAGAGACGGGATGAAATCGACGGAGTTTCATAATTTATCATGGACAGAAAATATTTTGTAAAAAATATAAATCATAATATATTGTAAATTAAATACTTATGATTATAAAAGTTCGCATTCAATTTTCTGTTTGGCATAACAGTTCTGGTCTGAAGGAGACATAAAGAATTTTAGTGCGATTGAATGAAAAAATGAGATACGCACTTTTCTTCCTTTTCATTTCTGAAAAATTATAAACGTACATTTAAAAAAATCTTTAAAAATTAGTGACCTTTGCACCCTTATGCAAGAAGTAGGATATTCATATCTAGACGAACTCAATGATATACAACGCCAGGCAGCGTCATGTATGGAAGGACCCGTGATGGTCATTGCTGGTCCAGGGTCCGGCAAAACTCGTGTACTCACCTATAGGATAGCGCATATGATTCATTCAGGTGTCGCTCCGGGACAGATATTGGCACTCACTTTTACCAATAAGGCAGCCAGGGAGATGAAAGACCGTATAGAGCGTGTCGTTGGCCCTAAGGCACAGAGAGTCTGGGCAGGAACTTTTCACTCGCTTTTTGCGCGTATCTTGAGGGTAGAAGCACATCGTATCGGATATCCCAATGACTTCACCATCTATGATACAGATGATACTAAAAGTGTGATCACAGAGATCATCAATCAAATGAATCTCGACAAAAAAGTCTATGCTCCCGGAATAGTCCGCGGACGTATCTCAGCTGCCAAAAGTAATCTCATCACGCCCAAGGCATATGTAGCTAATGACGAACTCATGTCTTATGACAGGATGAACAGAAGACCACTGATCCATGTGATATACGAAAAGTACGCTGCAAGATGCCTGCGTGCCGGAGCGATGGATTTTGATGATTTACTGCTGCAAATGTTCAGATTGCTGTATCAGAATCCTGACAATATCCGCGAGAAATATCAACGTCAGTTTCAATACCTGATGGTGGATGAGTTTCAGGATACCAACTACCTCCAGTACGAAATACTCAAATTGCTTTCGGTATATCCGGGAAGCCGAAATAATATCTGTATCGTAGGAGATGACGCACAAAGCATTTACTCATTCAGAGGTGCCACTATAGAAAATATCCTGCAGTTTGAAAATGACTTTCCCGATCTACGCACTTTTAAGTTGGAGCAAAATTACAGATCGACCCAATTTATAGTAGAAGCTGCCAATGAAGTGATCAACAACAACAAACGCCAGATTCAAAAAAAAATTTGGACAGATCGCATCGAAGGCCACAAAATCAAAGTCATCAAAACAATGACGGAGACAGAAGAAGGAAAACGCGTAGCGGATACTATCATCGAACAAAAAAACCGGTTTAATCTGGCCAATAAAGATTTTGCCATCCTGTACCGTACCAACGGGCAGTCAAGAATTTTTGAAGAGCAACTCAGAAGATACAACATCGCTTACAGAGTATATGGTGGATTGTCCTTCTATTCCCGCAAAGAGATCAAGGATCTGATAGCCTACATGCGCATCACCATCAATGATAAAGATGATGAAGCTCTCAAAAGGGCGATCAACTACCCCAGACGTGGCATAGGAGACAGCACTGTAGATCAGATATCACAACTCGCTGAAGACAACGATATGAGTATGTGGGAAGTTCTTACCAAAATTGAATTTAACAATCGTTCCCGTAAAAGTTTAGGTGAATTTGTACAGTTGATCCATGCATTCAAAACCAAAGTAGCAAAATCCAATGCTTATGAAATAGCAGACTACATCTACCGAAACAGTGGTATAGAAAAGCTTCTGAAAGACGATAAATCGCCGGAAGGACTCGGACGGGTAGAGAATATAGTTTCACTTCTGGATGGTATTCAGGAGTTTGTGCAAGATGACGAGTTGGCAGCAGGTGAAGAAGGTTCTACTGACAGAAGCCTTTCGGCGTATCTTCAGACCATCTCTCTGATGACAGATCAGGATCAGAAAGAAGAAAATCCCGACAATGTCACCCTGATGTCTGTGCACTCAGCCAAAGGCCTTGAATTCAAATCAATATTTGTGGTCGGCTTGGAAGAAAACCTGTTTCCCAGCTACATGGCACTGGTGGATAGTAACGATGTCGATGAAGAACGTCGGCTGTTTTATGTAGCCATAACACGTGCTGAAGAACATCTTTGTCTCACGTATGCCAACAGCCGGTACCAATATGGCCAGATGCGATACAACGACCCAAGCCGCTTTCTCGAGGAGATTTCTGACAGCAACCTTGATTCTATCATATCCATTACAAAAAAACCGGAATTCCCTGAGCCAAAGATACTTGGCAATTTCAAACCATTGGGATCCAAAAAACCCATGCTTTCCATCAATCCTGATGACTTTGTGGCTGCCAATCCTAACGACATCAAGCCAGGTATGGAAGTCATCCACCTTAAATTCGGACAAGGCAAGGTACTTTCTGTGGATGACCGGCTTGTAGCGACCATCATTTTTGATGGATTGAGCGATACACCGGAGAAACGTATCATGCTCCAATTTGCCAAGCTGCAGATAGTGGAGTAATTGATCTAAGCCAACAAGCAAGAAGTTTTTCCTGTCAGTCCACCCAAACTAAGTGTAGTAAATATTTTTTGATGGATATGTGAACTGCAATGTAGGAATTTAGCCAAATTCATATTATGGTTAAATCTACCATAATCCATTTCACGACATTATATCCCGATCTGTCGGAATGAACTTTGAGTACTTGGACTTTTATCTTTACTTTGTTGGTAAATAGTATTGCCATGAAGAAGTATTTTATGTATGCTGGAATTTTAGCAGTCATAGTGTTTTTGTTTTTTCTCGGAAACTATGCAACTTCTCAGTGGGAAGAAAATGTAAAGTACCGGAACAAATTGGGTTTAGGTTCAGTAAATCCCGGAGATCTGTATGTAGTCCAGGATTCTCTATTAAAAAAGTCATTCTTTAAAATTATTGGCATAACAACCAACTCGTCTTATTGTATTGCATACGGAAAAGATACAGGTATTTTACCATCTGATTTAAGCCAATCGACTATTTTGCTAAAAAAAGGCTTACTGATAGATGAGCATAAAAACCGGGTAGCAGAGGTACTGGAAAATCAAGATAACTTCAATGATAAACTTGATTTTTTATCTAAAAATGAAATAGACTTCATATTTTCAAGTAATACGATACATGGCTACGATAATGGTCAACCTGAAATGGACTTTATTTACAAATTAAATCTGCAATATTACTTTGGAGGTCCTTTATTACTGATAGTTTTATTATTGAGTTTATTCATCATATTTTACCTTTTTGACATACTGACAAAGACCTTTATATCAGCAAAAAAGTATACAATTCTTCGGCTTTCTCTTATCATTTTTGTGATTATGATTTATGCGTTTTTAAATGGAAATTTCATGCTGTATTCTTCTTTTTATGATGAGTCTTGGATAGGATATGTTTATGTCTTTTTAAGTCACGTTTTGGTGTTTTTAGCATTTCAAAATATCTCCGGAAGAGTTGATAGAATGCCATTTGAAGAAAAAGAAATTACAAAGTTTTTTAGCATCATTGTATTAGGAATAGGATTCGAGTTTATTTTCAGGATTTGTTTTGATTACTTACTACTTAATGCTCAAAACCAAGGAAGATATGACGTTACTTCCATGTTTCCAGTATTTCTGGTAGTTTCTTTTAAGTTTTGGGTTTTAATAGCTTCTGCCAATTTTTTCAATAATCTGGTCAAATACATTTCTTCCCTTCGTCGCAAATCCAGACAATTACAATCCGTCACTACAGAAGCCGGGATATCCGCTGAGGCACTGCAACAATCAGAAGCCTATGTCAACACTCATTTTTTATACAATTCCCTTCATGCCATCGCAGCATTGGCACCCGTATCACCTGAAAAAACCGAAACACTCGCCCTCTCTCTGGCCAAATACTACAGATATACCACCAATAGAAATGATGAAACTTGGATTACCATCAAGGAAGAAATAGAAGCACTAACAGCATATCTTGAAGTAGAAAAGACCAGAATGGGCGAAAAACTAAGTTACTCTTTTGATATATCGGAAGATGCAGGGAATATCCAAATACCTAAATTTCTGATGCAACCATTGGTGGAAAATGCCCTAAAATATGGGTATAATTCAAATACAAATCTTACAAAAATCACTATAAATGCCATCACAATTGATGACAAAACGCTTAAATTAATGGTCTGTGATAGTGGCAAACCTTTTGGAGATAGTATGGAAATCGGTACAGGCATCAGGAATGTAAAAGATCAGTTGAAACGTTTTTATCCTGATAGGCACAGCATAAGTTTCATCAATGAGCCCAGGAAGTGTGTGGAGATAGTATTAACCAATAAAAATGAGAAAGTATGAAAAAGGTCTATATCTATAGTTTTGTATTACTTTGTGGCATTATATCGTTAGTCTCTTGGGAATTATACAAATTAAATTTTAGAAAAGATTATCATTATTATCTAAGTGATTGGAGTTACGAAAATGCTGAGCCAAATGATATAGGTATTTTAGTTGACAGTAATTATCAAATTACTTACTTAATAGTAATAGGCCATACCCAAAATCATCAATTATGTATTAGATATGGTACAGATCCAAAGGTAATCGATCCATCAAACTTGGTTAAAAAAAGATTTACAAAAGAAGGAGTAGAAATTCATACATCAGAACTTTGGGTGTCCGAGCTATATGATAATAAAAATATTTGGAGTCAAGGTCTGTCTATCATTTCTCAATCAAAGATACTAGAACTGAACGAAAAAAACAAAAGCTTTTTCTACAAAAGGCTCATTACTAGAGATTATACTCCAAAAAATATGATTATTATTTCATCCAGACTAATTACTTTATTAGGAATGTATATCATTATTTTTTTGGTT is a genomic window containing:
- a CDS encoding UvrD-helicase domain-containing protein, with product MQEVGYSYLDELNDIQRQAASCMEGPVMVIAGPGSGKTRVLTYRIAHMIHSGVAPGQILALTFTNKAAREMKDRIERVVGPKAQRVWAGTFHSLFARILRVEAHRIGYPNDFTIYDTDDTKSVITEIINQMNLDKKVYAPGIVRGRISAAKSNLITPKAYVANDELMSYDRMNRRPLIHVIYEKYAARCLRAGAMDFDDLLLQMFRLLYQNPDNIREKYQRQFQYLMVDEFQDTNYLQYEILKLLSVYPGSRNNICIVGDDAQSIYSFRGATIENILQFENDFPDLRTFKLEQNYRSTQFIVEAANEVINNNKRQIQKKIWTDRIEGHKIKVIKTMTETEEGKRVADTIIEQKNRFNLANKDFAILYRTNGQSRIFEEQLRRYNIAYRVYGGLSFYSRKEIKDLIAYMRITINDKDDEALKRAINYPRRGIGDSTVDQISQLAEDNDMSMWEVLTKIEFNNRSRKSLGEFVQLIHAFKTKVAKSNAYEIADYIYRNSGIEKLLKDDKSPEGLGRVENIVSLLDGIQEFVQDDELAAGEEGSTDRSLSAYLQTISLMTDQDQKEENPDNVTLMSVHSAKGLEFKSIFVVGLEENLFPSYMALVDSNDVDEERRLFYVAITRAEEHLCLTYANSRYQYGQMRYNDPSRFLEEISDSNLDSIISITKKPEFPEPKILGNFKPLGSKKPMLSINPDDFVAANPNDIKPGMEVIHLKFGQGKVLSVDDRLVATIIFDGLSDTPEKRIMLQFAKLQIVE
- a CDS encoding histidine kinase is translated as MKKYFMYAGILAVIVFLFFLGNYATSQWEENVKYRNKLGLGSVNPGDLYVVQDSLLKKSFFKIIGITTNSSYCIAYGKDTGILPSDLSQSTILLKKGLLIDEHKNRVAEVLENQDNFNDKLDFLSKNEIDFIFSSNTIHGYDNGQPEMDFIYKLNLQYYFGGPLLLIVLLLSLFIIFYLFDILTKTFISAKKYTILRLSLIIFVIMIYAFLNGNFMLYSSFYDESWIGYVYVFLSHVLVFLAFQNISGRVDRMPFEEKEITKFFSIIVLGIGFEFIFRICFDYLLLNAQNQGRYDVTSMFPVFLVVSFKFWVLIASANFFNNLVKYISSLRRKSRQLQSVTTEAGISAEALQQSEAYVNTHFLYNSLHAIAALAPVSPEKTETLALSLAKYYRYTTNRNDETWITIKEEIEALTAYLEVEKTRMGEKLSYSFDISEDAGNIQIPKFLMQPLVENALKYGYNSNTNLTKITINAITIDDKTLKLMVCDSGKPFGDSMEIGTGIRNVKDQLKRFYPDRHSISFINEPRKCVEIVLTNKNEKV